In Planctomycetota bacterium, the DNA window CGAGCCGCGTGGGATCGATGGTGTAGCCGCGGAGGTCGTCGAGCCTGGTCTCGAAGTCGGCGCGGAGGCCCTTGACGCGATCCGAGGGCAGCGGCATCGTGATCTCGATGCGGTCGCGGCCGACCGGCACGATCGAGATGTCCAGCTGGTTGGTCGGGTCGATCCGCTGCTTGAGGACCGTGATGAGCTGGTTGAGCGTGTCCTCGGCGTTCTGGCCCGGATCGATCTGCACCGAATAGGTGAGCGTGACGCCGCCGGCCAGGTCCTTGCCGGTGCGGAGCTTCTCGGCGGGGGGCATGAACCCGTAGATCGCGAAGGCGAGCAGCGCCATCGCGAGCAGGGCCCATCCGAGTCGGTTGCGCATCATGGTCGTCGGATTCCTCTCGAGCCGATCGCTCGTCTCAGGCGTCGCTCTCGGCCTCGGCCTCGGACTTGCCCGTGCTCCGCGAGGAGAGCACCTGCTGGATGGCCGACCGCGAGACCTTGATCTTGGTCTGGCCCGAGTCGTCGGCCTTCAGGATGACCTCGTCGGTGCGGATCTCGGCCACCGTGCCGATGATGCCGCCGATGGTCTGCACCTTGTCGTTGCGGGCCAGGGCGTCGAGCATCTGCTGGCGTTCCCGCTGCTCCCGCTTGGCCTTGCGGCCGCTGGTGAAGATGAGCACCAGCATGAAGGCCACGCCGCCGAAGAGCAGGATCTCGAAGGGACCGATGCCCTGCCGCGGCGGCGGTCCGCCTGCGCCCGCGGCCGGATCCACGGTCCCCGCCTCGCCCGTGGTCTCGCTGCCGGCGGGCTGGTCGCCGGCGAGGGGCGAGCCGTCCTGGAACGCGAGGGTGAGCGGGATGGCGGGCAGCGCGAGGGCGTCGGCGGTGGCATCCAAGGTGGCAACATCCTGTCGTTCGGCGTGCCGGCCGAGCGGTGCCCGGCGGCCGCGGGCGGTCCATGAGCCGCATCCAGAGAAGAACTGGCCCTACGCGGGAACACGCGGGCCGGCATCGTAAGCGGCCGGCGGGATGCCCGCCGCCGCCGAGGGCCAGCGTTTCGCGAAGGCGGCCCAGTCCTCGCGGCGGATCGTCTCGCGGAGGTCGATCATCAGCCGCTGGAAGAACCGCAGGTTGTGCATCGAAACCAGGATCGGGCCGAGCATCTCGCGGGCCATGAACAGATGCCGTATATACGCCCGGCTGTGGTGGCTCCCTCCGCCGACCAGCGGCCGGCAGGCGGGGCAGTCGCAGCGCTCCTCGAGCGGCCCATCGTCCTCGGCGAATCGCGCGTTGCGGAGGCGGATCTGGCCATCGGCGACGAAGGCGTTGGCGTTGCGGCCGTTGCGGGCGGGCAGCACGCAATCGAACATGTCCACGCCCGCGCACACCGCCGCGACGATGTCCCGCGGGTACCCCACGCCCATCAGGTAGCGGGGCTTCGCGTCGGGCAGCATGGGCGCGGTGTGCCGGACGACCTCGGCGATCTCTTCGCTGGTCTCGCCCACGCTCACCCCGCCGATGGCGTAGCCCGGGAGGTCGATCGCCGTCACCCGCTGAGCCGACCATGCCCGCGCGTCGGGATCGGTGCCGCCCTGCACGATGCCGAAGAGCGCCTGCGCAGCGCGCCGCTCGTGCGCCGCCACGCAGCGCTCCAGCCAGCGGATCGTCCGCTCGTTGGCGAGCTTGAGCCGTGCGGCGTGGTCGTAGCCGTTGCGGCGGGCGTCGCGGGCGTGGGCGGCCTGGAGCTTGAGCCGCGTCTGGGATTGCGGGCCGGCGGCGATGTCGACCGCGGGCGGGCAGTCGTCGAAGGCCATGATGATGTCGGCGCCGATCTGGTTCTGGATCCGCATCGACACCTCGGGCGTCATGCGGAGTTCGCCCCCGTCGACGATGGACCGAAAGGTCACGCCGTCCTCGTCGACGGCGTTGGTGTCGGCCATGGAGTAGGCCTGGTAGCCGCCCGAGTCGGTCAGGATCGGGCCGTCCCAGTTCATGAAGCGGTGCGCGCCGCCCATCCGCTCGATGAGATCGGGACCGGGGCGGAGCCACAGGTGGTAGGCGTTGTTGAGCACGACCTGGACGCCGATCGCGCGGAGCTGGTCGATCGAGAGGCCCCGGACCGTGCCGCGGGTGCCAACGGTCATGAAGGCGGGCGTGTCGAACGGCCCGTGCGGCGTGTGCACCACGCCCGCGCGCGCGAACGTCGACGTGCTCCGGGCGTGGATCTCGAGCCGGACGGCCATCGCGGAGGCTACGGCCGGCGCTGGCTGCGGGTCGCCCGGCTGAGGGCGTCGCGTTCGGCGTCGCTGAGGCTGCCGGCGCCGCGGTCGCTGATCTTCTTGAGGATGCGGTCGACCTCGGCGTCGCTCGGGGCATCGACGGCGTCGCTGCCGGCGAGCCTGAGGTTGCCCCCCCCCCGCCGTCGCCGCCCGCCGCGGGTCTTGGCGGCCCCCTTGGGCTTGCGGGAGTCGCCCAGCACGTCGAAGAAGTCGATCAGGTGGTGGCTGTTGCGGATGAAGTACCAGCCCGCGGCCGCGCCGCCGAGATGGGCCGCATTGCCGCCGGCGTTGCTCGCGCCGAAGACCAGCAGCGCAACCGTGATGGCGACGTAGCCATAGGCGAAGGTCGACATCTTCATGGGGATGGGCGGGAACAGCAGCTGGATGCGGGCGTTGGGCGCGATGTAGGCGCAGGCCATGACGACGCCGAAGACGCCCGCGGATGCGCCCACGAGCGGCGTCGAGGGATCGTTGAACAGCAGGCCCGGAAGCTGGATGTTCAGCACCGATCCCAGCAGGTTGAGCAGGAGGTAGAACAGCGCTCCGGCGATGCCGCAGACGAGGTAGAACGCGAGGTACTTCTTGGCACCGAGCTGGTCCTCGACGAGCCGGCCGAGCATGAACAGGCCGATCATGTTGAAGGCCAGATGGTAGATTCCACCGTGCAGGAACTGGAACGTGACGAAACGCCAGAACTCGAGGAATGGCAGGAAGACCCGCTCCGTCGAGAAGTACCCGTACACGAACATCGGGGCGAACAGGACCGGCGCGAGATAGCGCATGAGCTCTATCGCGACATTGATGATGATCAGCCACAGCGTCGCCGACAGCCGAAAGCCCGGCGCGGGCCCGCCGCGGGGCGGGTCGGCCTGCATGTAGTCGCGGTCGTGCAGCCCCATGGCGCTCCTGGTGTTGCCGCGGTGGTGCGCGGCCGGTTCCGCCGGATTGTTCGGCGATCGTCCGCCGGCGTATCGCGGCCCCTGGCTTATCGGCAGGCTATCCCGCCTCGCTGTCGCGCTTCTTCTGGGATACGCGATCGAGGAACCTGCGTTCGCGCCCCGAGAGCGAGCCCATGCCGTCCCGGGCGATCTTGGCCAGCAGCCGCTCGACCTCGGCCTCTTCCTTCTGCCGCTTCTGGATGGCCGCCAGCTGGGCCCGGGTCGGCCCGCGGCGGACCTCGGGCTCGTGGGCGGTGGCGTACTGCGGCTCGTAGCCCATCATCTTGAGGCTCTGCTTCTGCTGCCAGCTGGTGATGCCGCCGAACAGCGCAATGCCCAGCAGCAGCATCGCGCCAAAGGCGAAGGCGACCACCGCGACCACTACGGCGGCGACCATGCCGACGTTGCAGACGATCCAGAGCGACTTCTCGTAGCCGACCTTCCGCCATAGCAGGCACTGCACGATGCGGCCCGAGTCCATGGGGTACATGGGCACCAGGACGTTGAAGAGCAGCAGCACCAGATTCATGAAGTGCATCGAGAACAGCAGCGTCGGCACGAGCCCATCGCCGGGCCAGACGGGAGCGAAGGGGTTGAAGAAGGCGTTCCGCCAGTCGCCGGTCGCGAGCCAGACCCCGCCGGCGAGAAGGGGATACAGCGCGGCGTTCACCGCCGGCCCGCCCACCACCGTGATCAGCTCGTCCCGCCAGTTGTGCGGCGGCCGGCAGTAGGCCAATCCGCCCAGCGGCCAGAGCATGATCTCGTCGGCCTCGCCCCCAACGTGGCGGCAGGCGAAGCAGTGGCCGTACTCGTGCATCAGGACCAGCCCAAACAGGCTGCCTAGATAGATCAGCGTGTATAGCGGACCGATGAGATCGCCGCGGAAGGACGAGATCGCCATGATCACGACGAACAGGATGAAGATGACGTGCAGCTTGACGCTGATGCCCCACGCCCGGTACAGCGGGACGGCCCAGCGCATGGGGTTGTCGCCCTCGCCGAAGACGCGGGAGAGGAAGCCGCGGCGGCCGTAGCCGCCATCGCCCGCCCCACCGCCTCCGGTCCGCCAGCCGTCGCTCACGCCGCCCCCCCCGGCAGCAGCAGGCCGGCGAGGCGGGCCCGCAGGATGGGGATGATGGACTTGGCGTCGAGCATGGTGCCGTCGTCGATCATGGCCATCGCCCGGTCGGCGGGCACGGGGTGCACCTCGATGCGCTCGCCGTCGTCGAGGTCCTGGCCGACGTGGGTGAGATCGCGGGCGACGAAGGCGTGCATGACCTCGTCGGTCAGGCCCGGCGTCGTATAGAACCGGCAGAGCGGCTCGACCGTTGCGGCCCGGTATCCGGTTTCTTCGGCCAGTTCCCGGGATGCGCACGCGTGCGGGTCCTCGCCGGGGTCGATGGTGCCCGCGGGGATCTCCCAGAGGATCCGCCCGGTGGCCGGCCGCTCGTTGCGGATGAGCACGAGCGTCGCGGGGGCGTGGCTCGTCGCTGGCTCGAGGATGGGCAGGATGGCGGCCGCCCCCGGGTGGCGGACGGTGGCCATGGTCCGTGCGCCCCCGTCGCCGCGGACGGTGATGAGCTCGAAGTCGAACTTCGGGCCGTCGTAGATCGTGCGGCGTTCGATTGGTTCGGGCAGCGTGTCGGGCTCGGCCTGCGCGTCGGTCATGCGGCTCCCCCGCCGAAGATCGCCGAGGGTCCCAGCTCCTCGGCGATCACCAGCAGGCGATTGTACTTGGCGTTGCGGTCGCTGCGGCAGGGCGCCCCGGTCTTGATCTGCCCGCAGTTGGTCGCCACGGCCAGGTCGGCGATGGTGCTGTCCTCGGTCTCGCCGCTGCGGTGGCTCATGACGGCGCCGAAGCCGTGGCGTCGCGCGAGGTCGACGGTCTCGAGGGTCTCGCTGAGGGTGCCGATCTGGTTGGGCTTGACGAGGATGGCGTTGCCGCAGCCCTCGTCGAGGCCCCGCCGCAGGAACTTCGGGTTGGTGACGAAGAGGTCGTCGCCGACGAGCTGGACGCGGTCGCCAAGTCTCTCCGTCAGTGCCTTCCAGCCCGGCCAGTCGTCCTCGGCCAGGCCGTCCTCGATGGAGCGCACGGGGTAGTTGTCGCACCAGGAGGCCCAGGTGTCGATCAGTTCGTCGCTGGTGATGACCGCGCCGTCGCTCTTGAAGCGCTTGTAGCCCTTCTTGCCGTCCGCGGCGGCGGCGTTGGCCATCTCGCTCGTCGCCGGATCGAGGGCCAGGAAGACCTGCTCGCCCCAGCGATACCCGGCGGCCTTGGTCGCCCGCTCGATGAACTGGAGCGCCTGCTCGCCCGACTCGAGGTGCGGCGCGAAGCCGCCCTCGTCGCCGACGGCCGTCGAGAGCCCGTCGTCGTGCAGCAGGCCGCGGAGTGCGTGGTAGATCTCGACGCCGGCGCGCAGGCTCGACTCGAAGTCGTCGAAGCCCATCGGCTGGAGCATGAACTCCTGGAAGTCGAGGTTGTTGTCGGCGTGGCGGCCGCCGTTGATGACGTTGAGCATCGGCACGGGCAGCGTGCGGCCCGCGGCGCCGCCGATCGAGCGGTACAGCGGCAGCCCGGCCTCAAGAGCGACGGCATGGGCCGTGGCGAGCGAGACGGCGAGGATCGCGTTGGCGCCCAGCTCGCCCTTGGTGTCGGTGCCGTCCAGCTCGAGCATCGTGGCGTCGACGTCGGCCTGGTCCCGGGCGTCGATGCCGAGCAGGGCCGGCGCGATCCGCTCCTCGATGTTGGCCACGGCGCGGGTCACGCCCTTGCCACCGAAGGCGCCCGGGTCGGCATCGCGGAGCTCGACGGCCTCGTGCTCGCCCGTGGAGGCGCCCGAGGGCACCAGCGCCTCGCCGATGGCCCCGCCGGCCAGTCCGACCAGCGCCCGGACGGTCGGATTGCCCCGCGAATCCAGGACCCAGCGTGCGGCTACCCGATCGACGCAGAACTCGTTCATGCCCCCGTTCCCCCCGTGTGGTGCTGCGGTGCACGCCGCCGCGGCGGACCCGTGGCCGCACGGGGCGGTCGGGCGTGCGGGCTACGCTAGGCGGAGGGGCTCGCCGGACGTGCCGGAGGAGGGCCCCTCGAGCGAGGAGCCCGATGGCCACGACCGCCGACGAATTCCAGCGCCGGCTCGGTGGGCTGAAGGCCGACATCGTTCGGCAGGGCCTCCGCGTGCGGATCCTCGCCGAGGAGGCCTTCGAGGCGGTGTTCTCGCCCGATGCGAGCGCCCTCTCGCGGCTGAACGCGCTCGAGGACGAGGTCGACCGCGTTGACGTGGAGATCGAGCGGGAGGCCGTCGCGCTGCTCACCGACGCGACCGAGATCGGCAGCCGGCTGGCCGACGCCGATCTCCGGCTGGTGCTCACGATCGTGAAGATCAACAACGAGCTGGAACGGATCGCCGACGCCGGGGTGCAGACCGCCGAGCTGGGGCGGCAGCTCTCGCAGCGTGAGGCAAGGTGCCCCGCCACCCTCCGCGTGATGACCAACAGCGTGGTGGGCATCCTCCGCGACGCCATCCAGGCCATCGAAGCGGGCACGCCGGAGCTGGCGCGGGTGGTGCTCGAGAGCGACGACGCCGTCGAGGCCTTCAAGGACACGCTCGTCCGCGAGGCCGAGCGGATGGTCGCCGGCGGCTCCATCGGGGCGGGCAGCGCCTTCGCGATGGTCGAGATCGCGACGGCCTGCCAGTTCATCGCCGAGCACGCCGTCAACATCGCCGAGCAGCTGCTGTACTACCACACCGGCACCATCGTCCGCCACAGCGACGGCCGATGGCAGGAGGTCCGGCTGGAGGAGTCCGAGTAGGCCGGTGGGCTCAAATCCCGGTGCCGTCCCAGCGGCATGCGCGGGATGCCCACCCGAACGACACAGGAGTTACGCATGAACCGGTCGCTACTCCGTATTGGCGTTCTTTGCTCCGTGCCCGTGTTGCTGGCGGGTGCCGCCGCGATCGACCATCGAGCCCAGGCCCGCGATGAGTCCGGAGCCGCCGCCCAGCCGCAGGCCCAAGAGGCGGCCATGGCGGTGCACTACCTCGAGATCGTGACGCCGGCGGTGGACGAGACGTGCACGGCCCTCGCCCAGGCCCACGGCATCCAGTTCGGCGAGCCAAACCCGATGCTCGGCAGCGCGCGAACCGCCGGCCTGAAGGACGGCGGCCGCATCGGTGTGCGGGCGCCGCTCCGCGCAACCGAGGAGCCGGTCGTGCGGCCCTACGTGCTGGTCGACGACATCGAGGCGGCGGTGAAGGCGGCCAAGGCGGCCGGCGCCGAGGTGGCCATCCCGCCGATGGCGATTCCCGGCGAGGGTACCTTCTCGATCTACATCCTGGGCGGCATCGAGCACGGCCTGTGGCAGAACTAGACCCCGCGGCAACGCACCCGCTGCGCCGTGCGCGGGCGGGCGGGGATGTGTGCCCGGGCTACGCCCGCGGATCCCGGCTTCGATGCAGGTAGGGCACGGACGTCCCGCATGAGCCCGCTCCGCCTTGCCGCCATCACGCTGCTTGCCGCGAGCAGCCTGACCGTCATGAGCGGCGCGACCATCGCGCCGGCGCTGCCCGCAATCCGAGATGCGTACGCCGATGGCTGGCAGGCCGATCTGCTATCCAAGCTCGTGCTCACGCTTCCCGCGCTGCTGATCGCGCTCATCGCGCCCATCGGCGGCCGGCTGCTGAATCGGCTCGGCCGCAGACGCACCTTGTTCGCGGGGCTTGTGTTCTACGCAGTCGCCGGGAGCAGCGGGCTCTGGGTGCCCGAGTCGTGGACGCTGCTCGGGCTCCTCGGCGGCCGCGCCGCGCTCGGTGCCGCCGTTGCCATGGTAATGGTTTCTGCGACGACGCTCATCGGCGACTACTTCTCCGGCGAGCAGCGGCGGGGTCTGCTCGGGGTGCAGAGCGCCTGCATGGCCGGAGGCGGCGTCGCCTTCCTGCTCCTCGGTGGCGTGCTCGCGGACGTGGATTGGCGTCTGCCATTTGCGGTCTACCTGCTGAGCCTGCTGCTCGTACCGATGGCGCTGATGCTCCCGGAACCAGATCGCAGCGATGACCGGCAGGAGCGTACCGAGGGGAGCGTCCTTGCGGTGCTTCCGGTCTACCTGATCGCGTTCGGGTTCATGGTCGCGTTCTACCTCGCACCGACGCAACTCCCGTTCCTCGTGGAGGCCATCCTCGCGCACGGCCCCGAGGCGGGTGGGCTGCTGAGTGGGAGCGCGATTGCTGCGAGTACGGCGACGGGCGTCGTTACCGGGCTCGCCTACGGAAAGCTCCGGCCGCGGCTGGGGCTCCACGGGGTGAACGCATCGGCATCGGGGCTCATGGCGATCGGATTCGCGATGGTCTGGTGTTCGTCGTTCCTCGGCCACGGCTGGCTGCCGGCCTACGCCATGGTCCTCGGGGGCATGGGTGTGTTCGGGCTTGGATCCGGAGCGTTCATGCCGAATCTCAACAACTGGCTGCTCGATGTCGTGCCCGAATCGAGCCGTGGTCGGGCGGTGGGCATCCTCACCGCGTCCTTCTTCCTCGGACAATTCCTGAGCCCGGCGGTGATGGAGCCTGTCGTCGGTGCGACGAGCATTCCCGCCGCGTTCGGCATTGCCGGCGCGATCCTCGGAGTGGGCGCTGTGCTCGTCGTAATCATCACGCCGAGCCTACGGCGCAGGCTCGGCGGCCACCGCGGCGGCACCCGATGCGGCTACCAAGACCCGCTTGGCCCATGCCCTCGGATTGATGACCGCTGAATCGAAGGAAAGCGTACCCGAGCAGAATCGATCGGGCACGATGGGCCTGCCGGGGCGGGGGTAAAGAACGACTGGACCGTACTGATCGGCACGCCTTGGGTCTTGGGTTATTACGAGCAAGGCGAATCGGGGTGAGAGGATTCGAACCTCCGACCTTTTGACCCCCAGTCAAACGCGCTAACCAAGCTGCGCCACACCCCGGATGGACGACGACTGCTCCGCGGCACCCGCCGGACTCGATGGTAGGCGGGCGTGCCGCGAGCGGGCCGGCACGAAAAACGGCGGGCGACCCTTGGGTCGCCCGCCGCATCGTTGGTGTGCGGTTGCGTCGCGAGCGACGCGGTGCTGCGGATTATGGGCAGCCGGCGTCGAAGGCGGTCTGGAAGGCCAGGAAGTCGAAGATGGTGAGGCTGCCGTCGCCGTCGAAGTCGGCGATCGGATCGCCGGCGTCGAAGGCGGTCTGGAAGGCCAGGAAGTCGAAGATGGTGAGGCTGCCGTCGCCGTCGATGTCGGCCGGGCAGCTCGAGCCCGCGTCATCAAGGATCCAGAAGCGATCGATGCCGGCCTCGGTCACCGAGTCGTTGGGATTGTCGGTGACGCTGAAGCGGACGCGGAAGCCGTCCGTCAGCTCGGCCACGTCGGCGATGCGGAACTCGCGGACGACCCAGCCGACGGGCTCGTCGCTCACGTCCTCGAGGATCGACCACGACGCGCCGCCGTCGTCGGAGACCTCGATGAGCATGTTGTCGATATCCTGGTCGTCGTTGCGG includes these proteins:
- the yajC gene encoding preprotein translocase subunit YajC, which encodes MDATADALALPAIPLTLAFQDGSPLAGDQPAGSETTGEAGTVDPAAGAGGPPPRQGIGPFEILLFGGVAFMLVLIFTSGRKAKREQRERQQMLDALARNDKVQTIGGIIGTVAEIRTDEVILKADDSGQTKIKVSRSAIQQVLSSRSTGKSEAEAESDA
- the tgt gene encoding tRNA guanosine(34) transglycosylase Tgt, with product MAVRLEIHARSTSTFARAGVVHTPHGPFDTPAFMTVGTRGTVRGLSIDQLRAIGVQVVLNNAYHLWLRPGPDLIERMGGAHRFMNWDGPILTDSGGYQAYSMADTNAVDEDGVTFRSIVDGGELRMTPEVSMRIQNQIGADIIMAFDDCPPAVDIAAGPQSQTRLKLQAAHARDARRNGYDHAARLKLANERTIRWLERCVAAHERRAAQALFGIVQGGTDPDARAWSAQRVTAIDLPGYAIGGVSVGETSEEIAEVVRHTAPMLPDAKPRYLMGVGYPRDIVAAVCAGVDMFDCVLPARNGRNANAFVADGQIRLRNARFAEDDGPLEERCDCPACRPLVGGGSHHSRAYIRHLFMAREMLGPILVSMHNLRFFQRLMIDLRETIRREDWAAFAKRWPSAAAGIPPAAYDAGPRVPA
- a CDS encoding rhomboid family intramembrane serine protease — its product is MGLHDRDYMQADPPRGGPAPGFRLSATLWLIIINVAIELMRYLAPVLFAPMFVYGYFSTERVFLPFLEFWRFVTFQFLHGGIYHLAFNMIGLFMLGRLVEDQLGAKKYLAFYLVCGIAGALFYLLLNLLGSVLNIQLPGLLFNDPSTPLVGASAGVFGVVMACAYIAPNARIQLLFPPIPMKMSTFAYGYVAITVALLVFGASNAGGNAAHLGGAAAGWYFIRNSHHLIDFFDVLGDSRKPKGAAKTRGGRRRRGGGNLRLAGSDAVDAPSDAEVDRILKKISDRGAGSLSDAERDALSRATRSQRRP
- a CDS encoding DUF6576 domain-containing protein, coding for MSDGWRTGGGGAGDGGYGRRGFLSRVFGEGDNPMRWAVPLYRAWGISVKLHVIFILFVVIMAISSFRGDLIGPLYTLIYLGSLFGLVLMHEYGHCFACRHVGGEADEIMLWPLGGLAYCRPPHNWRDELITVVGGPAVNAALYPLLAGGVWLATGDWRNAFFNPFAPVWPGDGLVPTLLFSMHFMNLVLLLFNVLVPMYPMDSGRIVQCLLWRKVGYEKSLWIVCNVGMVAAVVVAVVAFAFGAMLLLGIALFGGITSWQQKQSLKMMGYEPQYATAHEPEVRRGPTRAQLAAIQKRQKEEAEVERLLAKIARDGMGSLSGRERRFLDRVSQKKRDSEAG
- a CDS encoding NUDIX hydrolase; the encoded protein is MTDAQAEPDTLPEPIERRTIYDGPKFDFELITVRGDGGARTMATVRHPGAAAILPILEPATSHAPATLVLIRNERPATGRILWEIPAGTIDPGEDPHACASRELAEETGYRAATVEPLCRFYTTPGLTDEVMHAFVARDLTHVGQDLDDGERIEVHPVPADRAMAMIDDGTMLDAKSIIPILRARLAGLLLPGGAA
- the eno gene encoding phosphopyruvate hydratase produces the protein MNEFCVDRVAARWVLDSRGNPTVRALVGLAGGAIGEALVPSGASTGEHEAVELRDADPGAFGGKGVTRAVANIEERIAPALLGIDARDQADVDATMLELDGTDTKGELGANAILAVSLATAHAVALEAGLPLYRSIGGAAGRTLPVPMLNVINGGRHADNNLDFQEFMLQPMGFDDFESSLRAGVEIYHALRGLLHDDGLSTAVGDEGGFAPHLESGEQALQFIERATKAAGYRWGEQVFLALDPATSEMANAAAADGKKGYKRFKSDGAVITSDELIDTWASWCDNYPVRSIEDGLAEDDWPGWKALTERLGDRVQLVGDDLFVTNPKFLRRGLDEGCGNAILVKPNQIGTLSETLETVDLARRHGFGAVMSHRSGETEDSTIADLAVATNCGQIKTGAPCRSDRNAKYNRLLVIAEELGPSAIFGGGAA
- a CDS encoding PhoU domain-containing protein, coding for MATTADEFQRRLGGLKADIVRQGLRVRILAEEAFEAVFSPDASALSRLNALEDEVDRVDVEIEREAVALLTDATEIGSRLADADLRLVLTIVKINNELERIADAGVQTAELGRQLSQREARCPATLRVMTNSVVGILRDAIQAIEAGTPELARVVLESDDAVEAFKDTLVREAERMVAGGSIGAGSAFAMVEIATACQFIAEHAVNIAEQLLYYHTGTIVRHSDGRWQEVRLEESE
- a CDS encoding hydroxylase produces the protein MAVHYLEIVTPAVDETCTALAQAHGIQFGEPNPMLGSARTAGLKDGGRIGVRAPLRATEEPVVRPYVLVDDIEAAVKAAKAAGAEVAIPPMAIPGEGTFSIYILGGIEHGLWQN
- a CDS encoding MFS transporter, whose translation is MSPLRLAAITLLAASSLTVMSGATIAPALPAIRDAYADGWQADLLSKLVLTLPALLIALIAPIGGRLLNRLGRRRTLFAGLVFYAVAGSSGLWVPESWTLLGLLGGRAALGAAVAMVMVSATTLIGDYFSGEQRRGLLGVQSACMAGGGVAFLLLGGVLADVDWRLPFAVYLLSLLLVPMALMLPEPDRSDDRQERTEGSVLAVLPVYLIAFGFMVAFYLAPTQLPFLVEAILAHGPEAGGLLSGSAIAASTATGVVTGLAYGKLRPRLGLHGVNASASGLMAIGFAMVWCSSFLGHGWLPAYAMVLGGMGVFGLGSGAFMPNLNNWLLDVVPESSRGRAVGILTASFFLGQFLSPAVMEPVVGATSIPAAFGIAGAILGVGAVLVVIITPSLRRRLGGHRGGTRCGYQDPLGPCPRIDDR